CATGGGGTAGGTGAGGCCTTTGTCGGTGTGAATCTGCTAACAACGGTCTCGTGAGCGATGAGATCGTCCCGTTCGTCATCGATGTGTCGGAAGACGCCGTCGAAGACCTGCGCCGCAGGCTGCGCAACACGAGGTGGCCCGAGACCGAGTGTGTAGATGACTGGAGCCAAGGGGTGCCCCTTGGATACGCCCGTGAGCTGGCTCGATACTGGGCCGACGACTACGACTGGCGGGCCTGCGAGCGGCGGTTGAACGGGTTCGACCAGTTCACCACCGAGCTGGACGGGCTGGATATTCACTTCATACACCAGCGTTCTCCCAGGCCCGATGCGATGCCACTGGTCATGACCCATGGCTGGCCGGGGTCGATAGTCGAGTTCTCGAAGGTCATCGGCCCCTTGACCGACCCCGAAGCGCACGGCGCCGATGCGGGCACGCCGGCGTTTCACGTCGTTTGCCCCTCGTTGCCCGGATACGGGTTCAGCGCCAAGCCCAGCGCTTCGGGCTGGGGCGTCGAGCGGATTGCCCAGGCTTGGGACCAGCTGATGGCCCGGTTGGGATACCAACGCTACGTGGCCCAAGGTGGCGACTGGGGTGCAGCAGTGACCACCCAGTTGGGCCGCTCGCAGAACGGCTGTGTTGCGATTCATACGAACATGCCGGTGGCGCGTCCGCTGCCGCCCGGCGAAGAGGGCTACACCGAAGAGGAACAGGCCGCCATCGATGCAGGTCGCTACTACAACCGGTGGGACTCGGGCTACTCGACACAGCAGGCAACAAGACCTCAGACGGTCGGCTACGGCTTGGTCGACTCGCCGGTGGGCCAGATGACCTGGATCGTCGAGAAGTTCTGGCGATGGACCGATTGTGATGGTCATCCCGAGAATGCCCTGACCCGCGACGAGCTGCTCGACAACGTATCGATCTACTGGTTCACCGCCAGTGGGGCATCGTCGGCCCGCCTTTACTGGGAGAGCTTCGGGGCCTTTGGCGGCTCGGGGCGTGTCGAGGTGCCCACCGGCGTGGCTTCGTTCCCGGCCGAGATCGTCAGGCGCCCGCGCCGCTGGTGCGAGGAGGTCTACAACATCGTGCACTGGACCGATATGGACAAGGGTGGCCACTTCGCGGCCTATGAACAGCCCGATCTGTTCGTGGGTGACGTCCGGTCATTCGCGAAGCTGATCGAAATCTGAACACCTCATCACTTTGGGGGCAGCGAAACCATCTCGGGCAGAGCGCTCTAGACCGAGCTCAGCGCATTCGTCCGAACTCCTTCGCCAGCTGGGCCAACTCGACGGCAGCCAACGCAGCGTCGGCCGCCGCGTTGGCTCCGGGAAACGGCTGGCTACGCGCCAGAGCCTGTGCTTCGTTCTCGACTGTCAAAACACCGAAGGTCACGGGAATCTGGGTCTCGAGTTGAACCTGCTGCAGACCGGCTGCGCAGCCCTGGGACACGATTTCGTAGTGGGTTGTCTCGCCCCTTACGACGGCTCCCATGGCCACGATGGCATCGACGCGACCCGAGCGGGCAACGACGTTGGTGGCGAACGGCAGCTCGAGTGCTCCGGCTACCTGGACGTGCACCGTTTCTGATACCCCACAGTGCTGCAGCGCCGCCTCGGCTCCTGCGGTGAGCCTGTCGACCAGCTCAGCGTTCCATCGAGACCGGATCAGCCCGATCCGTAGACCGGCCGCACTGCCGGGTTCCGGCAGGTCTGGCCTGTTGTGTGCGCCCGCCATCAGC
Above is a genomic segment from Acidimicrobiales bacterium containing:
- a CDS encoding epoxide hydrolase encodes the protein MSDEIVPFVIDVSEDAVEDLRRRLRNTRWPETECVDDWSQGVPLGYARELARYWADDYDWRACERRLNGFDQFTTELDGLDIHFIHQRSPRPDAMPLVMTHGWPGSIVEFSKVIGPLTDPEAHGADAGTPAFHVVCPSLPGYGFSAKPSASGWGVERIAQAWDQLMARLGYQRYVAQGGDWGAAVTTQLGRSQNGCVAIHTNMPVARPLPPGEEGYTEEEQAAIDAGRYYNRWDSGYSTQQATRPQTVGYGLVDSPVGQMTWIVEKFWRWTDCDGHPENALTRDELLDNVSIYWFTASGASSARLYWESFGAFGGSGRVEVPTGVASFPAEIVRRPRRWCEEVYNIVHWTDMDKGGHFAAYEQPDLFVGDVRSFAKLIEI
- the ribH gene encoding 6,7-dimethyl-8-ribityllumazine synthase; translation: MAGAHNRPDLPEPGSAAGLRIGLIRSRWNAELVDRLTAGAEAALQHCGVSETVHVQVAGALELPFATNVVARSGRVDAIVAMGAVVRGETTHYEIVSQGCAAGLQQVQLETQIPVTFGVLTVENEAQALARSQPFPGANAAADAALAAVELAQLAKEFGRMR